In one window of Microtus pennsylvanicus isolate mMicPen1 chromosome 2, mMicPen1.hap1, whole genome shotgun sequence DNA:
- the Map1a gene encoding microtubule-associated protein 1A isoform X3 — protein sequence MDGVAEFSEYVSETVDVPSPFDLLEPPTSGGFLKLSKPCCYIFPGGRGDSALFAVNGFNILVDGGSDRKSCFWKLVRHLDRIDSVLLTHIGADNLPGINGLLQRKVAELEEEQSQGSSSYSDWVKNLISPELGVVFFNVPDKLRLPDASRKAKRSIEEACLTLQHLNRLGIQAEPLYRVVSNTIEPLTLFHKMGVGRLDMYVLNPVKDSKEMQFLMQKWAGNSKAKTGIVLANGKEAEISVPYLTSITALVVWLPANPTEKIVRVLFPGNAPQNKILEGLEKLRHLDFLRYPVATQKDLAAGAVPANLKPSKIKHRADSKESLKAAPKTAVSKLAKREEVLEEGAKEARSELTKELAKTEKKAKEASEKPPEKPSKPERVRTESSEALKAEKRKLIKDKVGKKHLKEKISKLEEKKDKEKKEIKKERKELKKEEGRKEEKKDAKKDEKRKDTKLEVKKFSKPDLKPFTPEVRKTLYKAKAPGRIKADKGRAARGEKELSAEPRTPPAQKGPAPLPTVSGHRELTLSSPEDLTQDFEELKREERGLLAEQRDTGLGEKPLPVDATEQGHPSTPIQERRPSVPGLDQEEPVTREKEVIPDFLEDKGSKNRGADLGAETEKETWVEKKQREAEKLPESAEAREESEPEGKEDVIEKAELEEMEEVHPSDEDEEETKAESFYQKHMQEALKVIPKSREVPGARELGFQGKVPEKEASSFLSSLVTPAGATEHVSYIQDETIPGYSETEQTISDEEIHDEPEERPAPPRFPTGTYDLSGPEGPGPFEASQPADSTVPTTSSKTYGAPEPELTYPPNMVAAPLAEEEHVSSATSITECDKLSSFATSVAEDQSVASLTAPQTEETGKSSLLLDTVTSIPSSRTEATQGLDYVPSAGTISPTSSLEEDKGFKSPPCEDFSVTGELEKKGEAAGRGLAGEKAVEKEAERNVTVSERLPSQYTAVFGAPGHALHPAEAALGEVEERCLSPDDSTVKMASPPPSGPPSASHTPFHQSPVEEKSEPQDFQEDSWGDTAHAPSVGKEDAEEKTAKPGPEESLLGEEKAPLPRSPQAQDAPVSIAEGQTGCTIQLLPEQDKAIVFEPGDAGSALGAETLPREVRVSLEEHREPQGDEVLRLTDHSLSPEDAESLSVLSVVSPDTAKQETTPRSPCSLKEQPLHKDLWPMVSPEDTQSLSFSEESPSKETSLDISSKQLSPENLGTLQFGELSLGKEERGPLMKAEEPSCHLAPVSIPETHMATVSPPTGETAAEASVTDESPAGKSPGRSFSPSALSGDRKHSPGEVTGPGAHVMTSDSSLTQSPESLSSPAMEWEGKAPGLKGRTAEQKEEDLKLTDETLQQKDKAVQEKVATVEQDSIMHQTEEALDEKNKPGGQLDKTSEQKSRDLDQKDSAVGLAKAPESKDKDLEQKDQVPAEKDKASEQKGAALQQTQATEPKDREQEHRELEHKDKVLELKDKTPEEKDRTSGQKDGASEGSVPEPTQTDRTPEQKNKDNKEQKDEASEEKDLALELKDWAPGKKGGTLDQDIGAAEQKDGIRKEEDKAQGQRSCFLGDTTTTPEETILGQKSPEKTKAVDQKDEAAVEKTSTLELEESPVQEGKAREQAEKYWKEQDVVQGWRETSPARGEPVGEQKEPVPAWEGKSPEQEVRHWRDRDMALQQDDAYWTQLSSERKVWFPHELDGQGARSRYCEERESTFLDEGADEQEVTPLQHTPRSPWASDFKDFQEPLPQKGLEVERWLAESPVGLPPEEEDKLTRSPFEIISPPASPPEMTGQRVSPAPGQESPVPDTTPIPLTRNEPTTPSWLAEIPPWVPKDRPLPPAPLSPAPAPPTPAPEPHTPAPFSWGVAEYDSVVAAVQEGAAELEGGPYSPLGKDYRKAEGEREGEGGAGAPDCSPCSSKVPEAGQSHTTGDAEQTEPEQREPTPYPDEKSFQYADIYEQMMLTGLGPACPTREPPLGASGDWPPSLSSKEEAAGRDTSAEKETSSPVSPQNLQPDTSTFSYAALAGPTVPPRQEPEPGPNVEASLTPPAVPPRAPISLSKDPSSPLNGSTVSCSPNRRTPSPKESCRGHWDDSTSDSDLEKGAREQSEKEAQSPSPRHPMPVGHPSMWPETEAHTSLSSDSHLGPARPSLDFPASAFGFSSLQPAPPQLPSPAEPRSAPCGSLAFSGDRALALVPGTPTRTRHDEYLEVTKAPSLDSSLPQLPSPSSPEAPLLSNLPRPASPALSEGSSSEATTPVISSVAERFPPGLETAELGPGTEPAAHSLWDLAPLSSAPLPSLDLAPAPAPAPSLPGDMDDGTLECSGELTKKPSLSGVHAANGLAETSPNPLGLATAKGEKEAAAEACPAWERGSWPEGAERRSRPDTLLSPEHPGKSPGGPHCSLSPEVEAGPQGCATEPRPHCGELSPSFLNPPLPPSTDDSDLSTEEARLVGKGGRRRAGRPGPTGGPCPMADETPPTSASDSGSSQSDSDVPPETEECPSITAEAALDSDEDGDFLPVDKAGGISGTHHPRPGHDPPPAPQPDPRPSPPRPDVCMADPEGLSSESGRVERLREKEKVQGRLGRRAPSRAKPASPARRLDIRGKRSPTPGKGPADRTSRVLPRRTPSQVTPAEEKDGHSPMSKGLVNGLKAGPTALGSKGGSGPPVYVDLAYIPNHCSGKTADLDFFRRVRASYYVVSGNDPANGEPSRAVLDALLEGKAQWGENLQVTLIPTHDTEVTREWYQQTHEQQQQLNVLVLASSSTVVMQDESFPACKIEF from the exons ATGGATGGTGTGGCTGAGTTCTCCGAGTATGTCTCTGAGACTGTGGATGTGCCATCCCCCTTTGACCTGCTTGAACCCCCCACCTCAGGAGGCTTCCTCAAGCTCTCGAAGCCTTGCTGCTACATCTTTCCCGGTGGTCGTGGGGACTCTGCCCTCTTTGCTGTCAATGGTTTTAACATCCTGGTGGACGGTGGTTCCGATCGCAAGTCCTGCTTCTGGAAGCTGGTGCGGCATCTGGACCGCATTGACTCCGTGCTGCTCACACACATCGGGGCTGACAATCTGCCAGGCATCAATGGACTCCTGCAGCGCAAAGTggcagagctggaggaggagcagTCCCAGGGCTCCAGCAGCTACAGTGACTGGGTGAAGAACCTCATCTCCCCTGAGCTTGGAGTCGTGTTCTTCAATGTGCCTGATAAGCTCCGGCTGCCGGATGCCTCCCGGAAGGCCAAGCGCAGCATCGAGGAGGCCTGTCTCACTCTTCAGCACCTAAACCGCCTAGGCATCCAAGCTGAGCCTCTGTATCGTGTGGTCAGCAACACCATTGAGCCACTGACCCTCTTCCACAAAATGGGTGTGGGCCGGCTGGACATGTATGTCCTCAACCCTGTCAAGGACAGTAAGGAGATGCAGTTCCTCATGCAGAAGTGGGCGGGCAATAGTAAAGCCAAGACGGGCATTGTGCTGGCCAATGGGAAAGAGGCAGAGATCTCTGTCCCCTACCTGACCTCCATCACTGCTCTGGTGGTCTGGCTCCCAGCCAACCCTACTGAGAAGATTGTGCGTGTGCTTTTTCCGGGAAATGCTCCTCAGAACAAAATCTTGGAAGGCTTGGAAAAGCTTCGGCACCTGGACTTCCTGCGCTACCCGGTGGCGACACAGAAGGACCTGGCTGCTGGGGCTGTGCCTGCCAACTTGAAACCCAGCAAAATCAAACACCGGGCAGACAGCAAGGAGAGCCTCAAAGCTGCTCCCAAGACAGCAGTGAGCAAGCTGGCCAAGCGCGAGGAAGTGTTAGAAGAGGGGGCCAAGGAGGCCCGCTCAGAGCTGACCAAGGAGTTAgccaagacagaaaagaaagcaaaagaagcatCCGAGAAGCCCCCAGAAAAGCCCTCCAAGCCCGAGAGGGTGAGGACCGAGTCGAGTGAAGCGCTCAAGGCTGAGAAGCGAAAGCTGATCAAGGACAAAGTGGGGAAGAAGCACCTAAAAGAAAAGATATCAAAGCTGGAGGAGAAAAAGgacaaggaaaaaaaggagatcaagaaggaaaggaaggaactcaagaaggaggaaggaaggaaggaagagaaaaaggatgcCAAGAAGGACgagaagaggaaagacacaaAATTGGAAGTGAAGAAATTCTCCAAACCAGACCTGAAGCCTTTCACACCCGAGGTCCGCAAGACTCTCTATAAAGCCAAGGCCCCTGGAAGAATCAAGGCGGACAAAGGCCGAGCTGCCCGTGGGGAGAAAGAGTTGTCTGCTGAGCCCCGGACACCCCCAGCCCAGAAGGGGCCTGCACCACTCCCAACTGTCAGTGGGCACAGAGAGCTGACCTTGTCCTCACCGGAGGACCTCACACAGGACTTCGAGGAGCTGAAGCGCGAGGAGAGAGGTTTGCTGGCCGAACAAAGGGACACGGGACTAGGCGAGAAACCACTCCCTGTAGATGCTACAGAGCAGGGACACCCAAGCACACCCATCCAGGAAAGACGTCCCTCTGTCCCAGGGCTGGACCAAGAAGAACCTGTGACAAGGGAGAAGGAGGTCATCCCAGACTTTCTTGAGGACAAAGGGAGTAAGAACAGAGGCGCAGACTTAGGggctgagacagagaaagaaacctgggtggaaaagaagcagagggaaGCCGAGAAGCTCCCGGAGAGCGCTGAGGCCAGGGAGGAGAGTGAGCCCGAGGGAAAGGAGGATGTGATAGAAAAGGCAGAGCTAGAAGAAATGGAGGAGGTTCACCCCTCAGACGAGGATGAGGAAGAGACAAAAGCGGAGAGCTTTTATCAAAAACACATGCAGGAAGCCTTAAAGGTAATTCCAAAGAGCAGAGAGGTTCCTGGGGCCCGGGAACTGGGATTCCAGGGCAAGGTACCTGAGAAGGAGGCTTCATCCTTCCTCAGTAGCTTGGTCACGCCTGCAGGAGCCACTGAACACGTCTCTTACATTCAGGACGAGACAATCCCTGGCTACTCAGAGACAGAGCAGACTATCTCAGATGAGGAGATCCACGACGAGCCAGAGGAACGTCCAGCCCCACCCAGATTTCCTACAGGTACCTACGACCTCTCCGGGCCTGAAGGTCCTGGCCCCTTTGAAGCCAGCCAGCCCGCAGATAGCACTGTCCCTACCACCTCAAGCAAAACTTATGGGGCACCCGAACCCGAACTCACCTACCCTCCCAACATGGTGGCTGCCCCTTTGGCTGAGGAGGAACATGTATCTTCAGCTACATCAATCACCGAGTGTGACAAACTCTCTTCCTTTGCCACATCGGTGGCTGAAGACCAATCTGTGGCTTCACTCACAGCTCCCCAGACGGAGGAGACAGGCAAGAGCTCTTTGTTGCTTGACACAGTCACAAGTATCCCCTCCTCCCGCACGGAAGCCACTCAGGGCTTGGACTATGTGCCCTCAGCTGGTACCATCTCACCCACCTCTTCGCTGGAAGAAGATAAGGGCTTTAAGTCCCCACCCTGTGAGGATTTCTCTGTGACTGGAGagttggagaagaaaggagaggctgCAGGGAGAGGTTTGGCTGGGGAGAAAGCtgtggaaaaggaagcagaaagaaatgtaaCAGTATCTGAGAGACTGCCCAGTCAGTATACCGCTGTGTTTGGTGCCCCTGGACATGCCCTACATCCAGCAGAAGCTGCGCTTGGAGAAGTGGAGGAACGGTGCCTCAGCCCAGATGATAGCACGGTGAAGATGGCATCTCCTCCACCATCTGGCCCACCCAGTGCCTCCCACACACCCTTCCATCAGTCCCCAGTGGAGGAAAAGTCTGAACCTCAAGACTTTCAAGAAGACTCCTGGGGAGACACAGCACATGCTCCAAGTGTGGGCAAGGAAGATGCTGAAGAGAAGACAGCCAAGCCAGGGCCTGAAGAGAGCTTACTAGGAGAGGAGAAAGCACCTCTTCCAAGGAGCCCCCAAGCCCAGGATGCTCCTGTCAGCATTGCTGAGGGTCAGACTGGGTGCACCATTCAGCTGTTGCCAGAACAAGACAAAGCAATTGTGTTTGAGCCTGGAGATGCAGGTTCAGCACTAGGAGCAGAAACCCTTCCTCGAGAGGTGAGGGTATCGCTTGAAGAACACCGTGAACCTCAGGGAGATGAGGTTCTTCGGCTTACTGATCACAGCCTTTCCCCCGAAGATGCAGAGTCTCTGTCTGTCCTCAGTGTGGTCTCCCCAGACACTGCCAAGCAAGAGACCACCCCCAGGTCTCCCTGCAGCCTGAAAGAGCAGCCCCTACACAAAGACCTTTGGCCAATGGTGTCTCCAGAGGACACCCAGTCACTGTCTTTCTCAGAAGAGAGCCCTAGCAAGGAGACTTCTCTGGATATCTCATCCAAGCAGCTCTCTCCAGAAAACCTCGGCACCCTCCAGTTTGGAGAACTAAGcctaggaaaggaagaaagggggccTCTGATGAAGGCTGAAGAGCCCTCTTGCCACCTCGCTCCTGTGTCTATTCCAGAGACCCACATGGCCACAGTGTCACCTCCCACAGGTGAGACTGCTGCAGAGGCAAGTGTCACAGACGAGAGCCCTGCTGGAAAATCACCCGGccgttctttctctccctctgcacTGTCAGGCGACAGGAAACACTCACCTGGGGAGGTCACAGGCCCTGGCGCACATGTTATGACATCTGACAGCTCCCTCACCCAGAGTCCTGAGTCTTTGTCAAGCCCTGCCATGGAGTGGGAAGGCAAAGCTCCAGGGTTGAAAGGCAGAACTgctgagcagaaggaagaggaccTCAAGCTCACGGATGAAACCCTACAGCAGAAGGACAAAGCTGTGCAGGAGAAGGTGGCCACCGTTGAGCAGGACTCAATCATGCATCAGACAGAGGAGGCTCTAGATGAGAAGAACAAGCCTGGAGGACAGCTGGATAAGACTTCAGAGCAGAAGAGCAGAGACTTGGACCAAAAGGATTCAGCCGTAGGACTGGCCAAGGCTCCAGAATCCAAAGACAAAGACTTAGAACAGAAGGACCAGGTCCCAGCAGAGAAGGACAAGGCTTCAGAACAAAAGGGCGCAGCCCTGCAACAGACCCAGGCCACtgaaccaaaagacagagaacaAGAGCACAGAGAGTTAGAACACAAAGACAAGGTCTTAGAGCTGAAAGACAAGAccccagaagagaaagacagaacctCAGGACAGAAAGACGGGGCTTCAGAGGGCAGCGTCCCTGAAccgacacagacagacagaaccccTGAACAGAAGAACAAAGATAATAAAGAACAGAAGGACGAGGCCTCAGAAGAGAAGGACCTGGCCTTAGAACTAAAAGACTGGGCCCCAGGAAAGAAAGGCGGTACCCTGGACCAAGACATCGGGGCTGCCGAACAGAAAGATGGGATTCGGAAAGAGGAGGACAAAGCTCAGGGGCAAAGGAGCTGTTTCCTGGGAGATACAACCACAACACCGGAAGAGACGATCCTTGGCCAAAAGTCTCCAGAAAAAACCAAGGCTGTGGACCAGAAGGATGAAGCTGCTGTGGAGAAGACCAGCACGCTGGAGCTGGAAGAGAGCCCAGTGCAGGAGGGCAAGGCCCGAGAGCAGGCAGAGAAATACTGGAAGGAGCAGGATGTGGTCCAGGGATGGCGAGAAACATCTCCAGCCAGAGGAGAGCCGGTGGGAGAACAGAAAGAGCCTGTTCCAGCCTGGGAGGGCAAGTCTCCTGAACAGGAAGTCAGGCACTGGCGGGACAGGGACATGGCCCTGCAGCAGGATGATGCATACTGGACCCAGCTGAGCTCTGAGAGGAAGGTCTGGTTCCCTCATGAGCTGGATGGCCAAGGTGCCCGGTCACGCTACTGTGAGGAACGCGAAAGTACTTTTCTTGATGAGGGAGCAGATGAACAAGAGGTGACCCCTCTGCAGCACACTCCCCGGAGTCCCTGGGCCTCAGACTTCAAGGATTTCCAGGAGCCACTGCCACAGAAGGGGCTGGAGGTGGAGCGCTGGCTTGCAGAGTCTCCAGTTGGCCTGCCACCAGAGGAAGAGGACAAGCTGACTCGCTCTCCCTTTGAGATCATTTCTCCTCCAGCCTCCCCACCTGAGATGACTGGACAGAGGGTTTCTCCTGCCCCAGGACAAGAAAGTCCTGTCCCAGACACTACGCCAATACCACTCACGAGGAATGAACCCACCACCCCTTCATGGCTAGCTGAGATCCCACCATGGGTACCTAAGGATAGACCCCTGCCCCCTGcacccctctctccagctccagctcccccGACACCTGCCCCAGAACCACATACCCCCGCGCCCTTCTCCTGGGGCGTGGCTGAGTACGACAGTGTGGTAGCCGCAGTACAAGAGGGGGCAGCTGAGTTGGAAGGTGGACCGTACTCCCCTCTGGGGAAGGACTATCGAAAAgctgaaggggaaagggaaggagagggtggggctggggctCCTGACTGCAGCCCCTGCAGTTCAAAGGTCCCAGAGGCTGGCCAGAGCCACACCACCGGGGATGCTGAACAGACTGAGCCAGAGCAAAGAGAGCCCACACCCTATCCTGACGAGAAGAGCTTTCAGTATGCAGACATCTATGAGCAGATGATGCTCACCGGGCTGGGCCCTGCTTGCCCGACTCGGGAGCCTCCGCTGGGGGCATCTGGAGATTGGCCCCCAAGCCTCTCAAGCAAGGAGGAAGCTGCTGGCCGTGATACATCTGCAGAGAAGGAGACTTCTTCTCCTGTCTCACCCCAAAACCTTCAACCTGATACTTCAACTTTCAGCTATGCAGCCCTGGCAGGACCCACTGTACCTCCCAGGCAAGAACCAGAGCCAGGGCCCAACGTGGAGGCCAGTCTCACACCGCCGGCAGTGCCGCCCCGGGCTCCTATCTCCCTGAGCAAAGACCCAAGCTCCCCTCTTAATGGAAGCACAGTGAGCTGTAGCCCAAACAGGAGGACCCCATCCCCAAAAGAATCTTGCCGAGGTCACTGGGATGACAGCACTAGTGACTCAGACTTGGAGAAGGGGGCTCGGGAACAGTCAGAGAAAGAGGCACAGTCCCCAAGTCCCCGGCACCCCATGCCTGTGGGCCACCCCTCAATGTGGCCCGAAACGGAAGCACATACCAGCCTTTCCTCAGACTCACATCTAGGACCTGCCCGACCAAGTCTGGACTTCCCTGCTTCGGCCTTCGGCTTCTCCTCCTTGCAGCCTGCTCCCCCTCAGCTGCCCTCTCCAGCTGAACCCCGGTCTGCACCCTGTGGCTCCCTTGCCTTCTCTGGGGACCGAGCACTGGCCCTGGTTCCAGGAACTCCAACCAGAACCCGACATGATGAGTACCTGGAAGTAACCAAGGCGCCCAGCCTGGATTCCTCACTACCCCAACTTCCCTCACCCAGCTCTCCTGAAGCCCCTCTCCTCTCCAATCTGCCGCGACcagcctctccagccctgtctgaaGGGTCCTCTTCTGAGGCTACCACACCTGTAATTTCAAGTGTGGCTGAACGCTTCCCTCCTGGCTTAGAGACTGCTGAACTGGGCCCAGGAACGGAGCCAGCTGCCCACAGCCTCTGGGACCTTGCCCCCCTGAGCTCAGCCCCCTTACCCTCACTGGACttggctccagctccagctccagctccaagcCTGCCTGGAGACATGGATGATGGTACGCTGGAGTGCTCaggggaactcaccaagaagCCAAGCCTCTCTGGAGTTCACGCAGCCAATGGCCTAGCAGAAACGAGCCCCAATCCCCTAGGGCTTGCCACAgccaagggagaaaaagaagccGCTGCTGAGGCCTGCCCTGCTTGGGAACGGGGGTCTTGGCCTGAGGGAGCTGAGCGGCGCTCCCGGCCGGACACACTGCTCTCACCTGAGCATCCTGGGAAGAGCCCCGGTGGCCCACACTGTAGTCTTTCTCCTGAAGTTGAGGCTGGACCTCAGGGATGTGCTACAGAGCCCCGCCCCCACTGCGGGGAGCTTTCTCCTTCATTCCTGAACCCACCTCTGCCCCCATCCACAGATGACAGTGACCTTTCAACTGAAGAAGCTCGGCTGGTAGGAAAAGGAGGGCGGCGCCGGGCAGGGAGGCCAGGGCCCACAGGGGGCCCATGCCCTATGGCTGATGAGACACCCCCCACATCAGCCAGTGACTCAGGCTCCTCACAGTCAGATTCTGATGTCCCACCAGAAACTGAAGAGTGTCCGTCCATCACAGCTGAGGCAGCCCTTGACTCAGATGAAGATGGGGACTTCCTGCCTGTGGACAAGGCGGGGGGAATTAGTGGAACTCATCACCCCAGGCCTGGCCATGACCCACCCCCGGCTCCCCAGCCAGACCcccgcccctcccctccccgACCAGATGTCTGCATGGCTGACCCCGAGGGGCTCAGCTCAGAGTCTGGGAGAGTTGAGAGACTACGAGAAAAGGAGAAGGTGCAGGGGCGACTGGGGCGCAGGGCCCCCAGCCGAGCCAAGCCAGCGTCTCCTGCACGGCGTCTGGATATTCGGGGAAAGAGGTCACCTACTCCTGGTAAAGGGCCTGCAGATCGAACATCTAGGGTCCTACCCCGCAGAACTCCAAGCCAGGTCACCCCAGCAGAAGAAAAGGATGGACACAGTCCCATGTCCAAAGGCTTAGTCAATGGACTCAAGGCAGGACCCA CAGCCTTGGGCTCCAAGGGTGGTTCCGGCCCCCCTGTGTATGTGGATCTTGCCTACATCCCAAATCACTGCAGTGGCAAGACTGCGGATCTGGACTTCTTCCGCCGAGTGCGCGCATCCTACTATGTGGTCAGTGGGAATGACCCGGCCAATGGCGAGCCAAGCCGGGCTGTGCTGGATGCTCTGCTGGAAGGCAAGGCCCAGTGGGGAGAGAACCTTCAG GTGACTCTGATCCCCACTCACGACACAGAGGTGACTCGGGAGTGGTACCAGCAGACGCATGAGCAACAGCAGCAACTGAACGTCCTGGTCCTGGCTAGCAGCAGCACCGTGGTGATGCAGGACGAGTCCTTTCCAGCCTGCAAGATTGAATTCTGA